A window of Ipomoea triloba cultivar NCNSP0323 chromosome 2, ASM357664v1 contains these coding sequences:
- the LOC116011360 gene encoding protein STRICTOSIDINE SYNTHASE-LIKE 10-like isoform X1: protein MKSLTMFRISILMFISSPCVIHSQLGIGLPIKLKLHAIGPEDVAFNGKGQGPYTGVADGRILEYYNDKFIDFATTSPFRTKEICDGTNDPNLQLTCGRPLGLEFHRRTGDLYIADINYGLLRVGLKGGLATQLAAGVNGKNFSFTNAVALDESTNTAYFIDSGKIFRTGNFTKVAQSGDTSGRLLKYEMNTGQVKVVLRRLSGPTGLAISKDKTFLVISEFIGRKITKHIIKGPKAGLTQTILKLEGQPDNVKWATSGGFWVAVNILKPPQPEQLIPMTESIAVKFDINGKILDKKNVTLGYPNSFSGYLEYFGKAYTGSLVPDFLGVYRLK, encoded by the exons ATGAAATCACTAACAATGTTCCGGATTTCCATACTAATGTTCATTTCCTCTCCATGTGTGATTCATTCTCAGCTAGGAATTGGTCTACCAATCAAGCTCAAACTCCACGCTATTGGCCCTGAAGACGTAGCCTTTAATGGAAAAGGCCAAGGACCTTATACAGGCGTTGCGGATGGCAGAATTCTCGAATATTATAATGACAAATTTATTGACTTTGCTACCACATCACCTTTCAG GACCAAGGAAATATGTGATGGAACCAATGATCCAAATTTACAACTCACCTGTGGAAGACCTTTGGGTCTTGAGTTTCATCGTCGTACTGGTGACCTCTATATAGCGGACATTAACTATGGTCTTTTAAGGGTCGGACTTAAGGGTGGGCTTGCAACTCAGCTAGCAGCCGGTGTAAATGGAAAAAATTTCAGCTTTACCAACGCTGTAGCCTTAGATGAATCAACCAATACCGCATATTTTATAGATTCGGGGAAAATATTCCGAACCGG AAACTTTACAAAAGTTGCGCAGAGTGGAGACACATCAGGGAGACTGCTAAAGTACGAGATGAACACGGGACAAGTGAAAGTGGTGCTAAGGCGGCTGTCGGGGCCAACAGGGCTGGCAATCAGCAAAGACAAGACCTTCCTCGTGATCAGTGAGTTTATCGGGAGAAAGATTACCAAGCATATTATCAAAGGTCCAAAGGCTGGTTTAACACAGACAATCCTCAAACTTGAAGGGCAACCAGACAACGTGAAGTGGGCGACATCAGGGGGTTTCTGGGTGGCCGTAAACATCCTTAAACCGCCGCAGCCGGAACAGCTTATTCCTATGACGGAATCCATTGCTGTCAAGTTCGACATAAACGGAAAGATTCTGGACAAGAAGAATGTTACCTTAGGTTATCCTAATTCGTTTAGTGGGTATTTAGAATACTTTGGTAAAGCTTATACCGGGTCATTAGTGCCGGACTTCCTTGGTGTCTACCGCCTTAAATAA
- the LOC116011360 gene encoding protein STRICTOSIDINE SYNTHASE-LIKE 9-like isoform X2 produces the protein MKSLTMFRISILMFISSPCVIHSQLGIGLPIKLKLHAIGPEDVAFNGKGQGPYTGVADGRILEYYNDKFIDFATTSPFRNFTKVAQSGDTSGRLLKYEMNTGQVKVVLRRLSGPTGLAISKDKTFLVISEFIGRKITKHIIKGPKAGLTQTILKLEGQPDNVKWATSGGFWVAVNILKPPQPEQLIPMTESIAVKFDINGKILDKKNVTLGYPNSFSGYLEYFGKAYTGSLVPDFLGVYRLK, from the exons ATGAAATCACTAACAATGTTCCGGATTTCCATACTAATGTTCATTTCCTCTCCATGTGTGATTCATTCTCAGCTAGGAATTGGTCTACCAATCAAGCTCAAACTCCACGCTATTGGCCCTGAAGACGTAGCCTTTAATGGAAAAGGCCAAGGACCTTATACAGGCGTTGCGGATGGCAGAATTCTCGAATATTATAATGACAAATTTATTGACTTTGCTACCACATCACCTTTCAG AAACTTTACAAAAGTTGCGCAGAGTGGAGACACATCAGGGAGACTGCTAAAGTACGAGATGAACACGGGACAAGTGAAAGTGGTGCTAAGGCGGCTGTCGGGGCCAACAGGGCTGGCAATCAGCAAAGACAAGACCTTCCTCGTGATCAGTGAGTTTATCGGGAGAAAGATTACCAAGCATATTATCAAAGGTCCAAAGGCTGGTTTAACACAGACAATCCTCAAACTTGAAGGGCAACCAGACAACGTGAAGTGGGCGACATCAGGGGGTTTCTGGGTGGCCGTAAACATCCTTAAACCGCCGCAGCCGGAACAGCTTATTCCTATGACGGAATCCATTGCTGTCAAGTTCGACATAAACGGAAAGATTCTGGACAAGAAGAATGTTACCTTAGGTTATCCTAATTCGTTTAGTGGGTATTTAGAATACTTTGGTAAAGCTTATACCGGGTCATTAGTGCCGGACTTCCTTGGTGTCTACCGCCTTAAATAA
- the LOC116010795 gene encoding uncharacterized protein LOC116010795, which yields MAAIIEVADSGGVVEEDVVEDAEDRGDPGHLRSQCPKLVRPQRFANSVIKPEGHTIVVTDEELALFNQLKVSSSPPPTNHDSVSSQSATFVQTGNPVACVSSSSSRKWVIDSGASDHMSGSVDEGDYW from the exons ATGGCAGCGATAATCGAGGTGGCCGATTCCGGGGGCGTGGTCGAGGAGGACGTGGTGGAGGACGCGGAGGACCGAGG AGATCCCGGTCACCTGCGCAGTCAATGCCCGAAACTGGTCCGACCACAAAGGTTTGCTAATTCTGTCATAAAACCAGAAGGACATACAATAGTGGTGACTGATGAGGAATTAGCTTTGTTCAACCAGCTGAAGGTGTCTTCCTCGCCGCCTCCAACTAATCATGACTCTGTGTCGTCTCAGTCGGCTACGTTCGTCCAAACAGGTAATCCTGTCGCctgtgtttcttcttcttcatctcggAAATGGGTCATTGACTCAGGAGCTAGTGACCATATGTCAG GATCTGTTGACGAAGGAGATTATTGGTAA